The following DNA comes from Sebastes umbrosus isolate fSebUmb1 chromosome 8, fSebUmb1.pri, whole genome shotgun sequence.
ATCTCTGACAGATATGAAGAGACACATTTCCAAATCTAAAAACATCTGAGCAATCCCATACCATATGCAAAAATGAACCAGAAACTCCCCGATGGCAGAGCATGCAATTTGGGGATTGTCTGTCTTGTTGTGAGGTAAAGAAGTTAATACAAGGGCGTTTGCCTTTCCAACTAAATTTAGAGAGTAATGAATGCAACCTATCCCAACACCCCGCTGGTGGTGACGGGTGGATTATAGAGCTATAAAAGTTTATGCAGGAAAGAccattcattttaatgactgAGAATCGTGAAAATAGAAGTGAAATTGTTTTTAGTGATTTGATTAACTGAAGGCTATATCTGGATTCCTAAATAACCCAAATATTTCACCTTTGGGATATCTGAAAACAATTTTGAATCACAGAGTGTCATTTCCATCTGCTGCCTTGATGAATACATTTTGCTTATAGCTTTAGACTTCAGTGTGAATCTTGTATTCTTACATCATCACCTTactaagctttattgttagaataCAAACATGagatcagcatgttattgccCACCCTTCTGTGGGCACTTATCATTGTATTATACTGGGAACTAGGAACTCACTGAGcaaaaattatttttcaaaaatgtgtgaGATTATGGAATACTGTGAGTAATACAGTAAtatcaaggaaaaaaaacagaggttAGTTCAACAAAACTTGATgaattgttaaaaatgtactaCTTCATTTCAATAAAATATTGTGATCTCATCTCAATGGGGAATTGTAGACATTCAATTACAGAGATGTAGTGATTGCAAAAGTGTATTTCATTCAGTTAGTGAACACGTCTCCACAGCAGTTTCAGCTCGATGGTTTCTCCCGTGTATATTGATTCTCAGGTGTTTTTTCAAGTCCTTGATTTGAGTAAAACTTTTCCTGCTGCATTTATGTAGTTCTTCACTTCCGTCAGTTCTTGTGTTTTCACCATGAACCACAAGAATTGAATTGTCTCTCGCATATTTTGCAAATACAAGGCTACTTGTCTGTATGCAGTCTTACATGTCTTGCCAATTGAGACATTTCAAAGTATTCTTTCCCGCAAATCTTGCAAAGGTACGGCTTCTCCCCAGTGTGGGCTCTTCTAATGTGGGACAACAAGCCACGATTACGTCCAAATTCCtttccacatgttttgcatgtaaacggcttctcacctgtgtgtgttctcatgtgGCCTATCAAGTGGCCACTAAGTGCGAACGCTTTCCCACATGTTTCGCATGCaaacggcttctcacctgtgtgtgttctcatgtgGTTTATCAAGTGACTATTATATCGAAAATCCTTTCCACATGTTTCGCAAGAAtatggcttctcacctgtgtgggttctcATGTGGACCATCAGGTGACCACTGTATCGAAAATCttttccacatgttttgcaagtgTATGGTTTCTCACTTGTGTGGATTCTGATATGAGCCTTCAATGTTGATATCTGACTGAATCTTTTCGCACAGAAGCTGCAAGAATGTGGCTTCTCACCTGAGTGAGTTCTCAGGTGTATATACAAATAAGACCTAAACTTGAAAGCTTTCCCACATGTGTCACATTGGAAAAACGCTTTACCTGCCTGTGTATTCCGGTGAAACTTTAACAGGTTGGAGTTGTTTACATTGTTACTGTGACTTTTGCTTTTGTGATGTCTTTTCTTTGGCTCTACATTTGTAGTTGACTCTGTGTCGCCATGATTGCCTCCTTTCTGATCTTGGCTCTCAGCTTCTTGAGAGTTGTGAGAGAGGAGCTGGTGGTCACTGTTTGGTTCTGGGTCACTGTGGTCACTTTCCTCATAAGTAGGAGTCAACATAAAGGTCTCAGTCTCCTCCTGCTTCACTtcaagctgctctccctcctgactggtgCAGaattcctcctgttcctctttaatctgtAGAGGCTCTGGGTCCTCTTGGTCCAGGCTGGAGTTCCTCTCCTGAAtacagagctgctggtcagtgagatcctcctcctccttacagacatgttgctgtgggagctCTGGAGGGAcagagaaataattaaaacatattagCAGGGATGAAAGAGCTTAACACATATAAGTAAAATACCAATAACAGTGTATAAATACCCATGCATTGAAAACTTTAGTAAACGTTCCATTTTACGGTCAGTAAtttaaag
Coding sequences within:
- the LOC119493191 gene encoding zinc finger protein 664-like, whose protein sequence is MSSVEYLREFVNERLTVAAEEIFGVFEKTIVEYEEEIDRQRRLLDIVWKPAIKLHRIELPQQHVCKEEEDLTDQQLCIQERNSSLDQEDPEPLQIKEEQEEFCTSQEGEQLEVKQEETETFMLTPTYEESDHSDPEPNSDHQLLSHNSQEAESQDQKGGNHGDTESTTNVEPKKRHHKSKSHSNNVNNSNLLKFHRNTQAGKAFFQCDTCGKAFKFRSYLYIHLRTHSGEKPHSCSFCAKRFSQISTLKAHIRIHTSEKPYTCKTCGKDFRYSGHLMVHMRTHTGEKPYSCETCGKDFRYNSHLINHMRTHTGEKPFACETCGKAFALSGHLIGHMRTHTGEKPFTCKTCGKEFGRNRGLLSHIRRAHTGEKPYLCKICGKEYFEMSQLARHVRLHTDK